GTCGGCGTCCTCGGATTCGTCGGTCTCTGCGGGGTTTTCAGCGGAGGTGCCGACGGTGGGAATCGTCCGCCGTGGCTGCAGGACCTCGGTGCGATCGCCGCGCTCTGCGGTCTGGTGCTCGCCCTGGTCGGGGTCATGCTGGTCGCGACTGTCGCACATCCGGTGGCCCGGCGCCCGGTATCTCAGACAGCGGAGACGCGCAGGCTCGTCGTCGGAATCGTCGTCACGTTCATCGCGGTGGGTTCGACGGCGATCGCGGCGCTGACCTGGTGGTGGCCGAACACCCGTACCGACACGGCGGTGACGGCGCCAGAGGTCGCGGTGACCACGTCGACGGGATTCGCCTGCGGCACCCTCCAGCAGATCCGGGGCGGCGCACTGAGTGTCGACGTTCGTGGCGAGCTCGTAAGGGTCCCTTTGCGGCTCGTCGAATCTATGGACGTGGTCGAATCATGCTGATTGACATCCGCTCACACCGGTTGGCCCTGGGGGGCCATGGTCGTTGCCTCCTCGAGCGCGGCCAGGGGAGGGTAAGCCCCGAGGAGGCGGCGCAGGTGCAGCCGACTCCGGTACATCCTGGACATCACCGTCCCCTTCGGGACACTCATCACCGCGGCCACCTCATGGCACGAGAGACCTACCACCGCAACGTAATACACGGTGAGGCGCAGCGATTCCGGCAATGCCACCAGTGCGTCGACGAGTTGCGGATCCGGCATGTCCCGCAGGACGAGGTGTTCGGCTGAGTGCGTATCGGAATTGAGCGCTTTACTGTCGACGTGGCCGTCGTGTAGATCTCCCACGAGCGTCTCGGCCGGGCGCCGCATACTCGCCCGGTATCTGCTGATCCAGGCGTTGCGCATGATGGACAGTAGCCACGCCTTGAGTCGGTACTCGCCGCTCAGGGAGTCGAACGCCCGGAAGGCTCGCAGCAGCGTCTCCTGAACCAGGTCTTCGGCGTCGGCGACGTTGCGGGTGTAGGAGTACGCGGACCGATGCAGGTCCTTCATCAGCGGCCTCACCTCGTGTTCGAACCTGCATATGCGGCCACCGCGCGCATGTCTGTCTTCGCGATTGGTTGGATCCGGCATCGGTTTCCCTATCAGTTGTCTGTGTGAAAGGCGCGATTCCTTCGGCGCGGGAGTGGCGCCGGTCAGGGCTTCGCGCCTCGTTACGTGCGTCGGCCGGCCCCGAGCCCGATCGGCCGTCACGACGGCCACCCCCCGAACTGCCCATGACTTCGCTGAACCAGTGGCACAGCCTGTGAAATGCAATATATCACCTTGATATTCCCTGGTGGGGTCAGTTGAGTTCGCAACGAAGTGCGATGACGCGGACCCTCGCCATGGCTCCGCCGTCGTCAGAAGAGGGGGACGCCGGGATCGCGTCCGAGGCGCACCCGGCCGGCGGCTCGCATGAAGCCCCGGGAATGGTTGGTGTGCTGCAGTACCGCCATGCCGTCGCGAAATCCCCGTTCTACCGGGTTGTCCCGGTACAGGGCAGACGAGCCCGCCACCTCGTACATGGCGACCAGTGCCTCGCGGCTCACTTCCGCGGCGTGGGTCATCGCCGCCCGAAGCCCAGCCCGCTGCTGCAGGGTCACCACGGCGTGACGTTCGGCAGCGAGTTGTAACGTTTCAATTCTGCGGAACATCAGCGCGCGCGACGCAGCGATTGCGGTGTCCGCCTTCGCGATCGTGTACTGGGCGTGTGCTTCGTCGGCCAGGTAAGAGCCGGTCGCCGACGCCTTGCGGGTGGCCAGTGCGACGGTCGCGTCGACCGCCGGCACGTCTCGCCCGCACTCACCCTCGGCCCGTGTGGACTCGATGGTCGGACGCAGCAGCTCTGGAAGGAGTGCGGGGTCGACCGGCGGTGAAATCGTCGCGTTGGTTGAGTAGGAGTCGGTCACACTATGCAAGACGCGCGAATCGCTCGGCTGATTCACGCGCCGGCGCAATATCAGCAACCGATTCAGCGCGCGACGATCACCGACGAGCCGTGGCCGAACAAGCCCTGATTGGCGGTCACGCCGACCGTGGCGTTCTCCACCTGGCGCCCAGTGGCCTGTCCTTTGAGCTGCCAGGTCAATTCGCAGACCTGAGCGATCGCCTGGGCGGGGATGGCCTCGCCGAAGCACGCCAGCCCGCCCGACGGGTTGACCGGGATCCGGCCGCCGATCGTGGTGGCACCGCTGCGTAGGAGTTCCTCGGCCTCACCCTTGGCGCACAGCCCGAGGTGCTCATACCAGTCGAGTTCGAGGGCGGTGGACAGGTCGTAGACCTCGGCGAGGCTGAGGTCCTCGGGTCCGACACCCGCCTCGGCGTACGCAGCGTCGAGGATTTGATCCTTGAACACACGGTCGGGTGCGGGCACGACCGCGGTGGAATCGGTGGCGATGTCAGGCAATTCGGGGAGGTGCTGAGGGTATTGCGGTGTCTGAAGGCTCACTGCTCGCACCGACGGCACCCCCTCGACTGATCCGAGGTGCTTCTCGGCGAACGACTTACTGGCGACGATCAATGCGGCCGCACCGTCGGACGTCGCGCAGATGTCCAGCAGGCGAAGCGGATCGGAGACGACAGGGCTGGCCAGCACGTCCTCGACCGAGGTCTCCTTGCGGAACCGCGCGTTCGGATTCTCCAGGCCGTGGCGGGCGTTCTTCACCTTCACCGCGGCGAAATCCTCGAGCGTCGCGCCGTAGAGGTCCATCCGCCGGCGCGCCAGCATCGCGAAGTACACGGGGTTGGTGGCGCCGATCAGATGAAAACGCTGCCAGTCCGGATCGTTGCGGCGTTCACCGCCGACGGGCGCGAAGAAGCCTTTCGGCGTGGTGTCCGCACCGATCACCAGCGCGACATCGCAGAAGCCGGCGAGGATCTGCGCACGTGCGCTCTGCAGGGCCTGCGACCCGCTCGCGCACGCGGCGTAACTCGAGGTGACCGGTACGCCGTTCCATCCCAGCTTCTGGGCGAAGGTCGCACCGGCGACGAATCCGGGGTAGCCGTTGCGAATGGTGTCGGCGCCGGCGACCAATTGGATCTGGCGCCAGTCCATACCGGCCTCGGCCAGCGCGGCGCGCGCGGCGACCACGCCGTACTCGGTGAAGTCGTTGCCCCACTTGCCCCATGGGTGCATGCCTGCGCCGAGGATGTAGACAGGTTCCGGCGGGCAGGAGCGAAGCGACTCGGGGGATGACTCAGGCATCAGCGATCCTCCATGCGTGCACGATGCGTTCGACACCGTCGTCGTCGGTGAACAGCGGCATGGTGGTCAACTCCATCTCCATACCCACCTTCAGATCGGCGGCCAACGTCCCCTCGACCACCTTGCCGAGCACGATCAGGCCTTCCTCGGCCAGCTCGACGGCGGCAACGGCGAAGGGCGCGAACGGATCTGGCGACGGGTAGGGCGGCGGGGGTGCGTAGCGGTTCTCGGTGTAGCTCCACAGCTTCCCGCGTCGGGACAGCGGAACCTGCGCGAGCTCATCGCCGTCACATCCGGGGTTCGGGCAGTTGTTGGCCCGCGGCGGGAAGACGTAGGTCCCGCACTGATGGCATTTGCCGCCGATCAGACGGGCCCCGCCGGACCCTTCGGTGGCGAACCAGCCGTCGATCGCCGGTTGCGTGGAAGCTGCTGACACGCGGTCAGCGTACCCAGACGCGGGGCAAAACTGAAACGTGTTCCAGTCAGCGGGCGGCCGCGTCGAGCAGGATGCGCAGCAGATCGTCGGGGTTGTCGCGCATGAGGTTGTGCTTGCCGTCGAGTTCGTGCACCGTCCACGCCGGGTCGTCGCGCACGCGCTCAAAGGATTGCCGCAGGGGCGATTCGCCCGGCCAGTCCAGTGCGTAGACGTAGTCGCGCCGGCGGACGCCGTTGCCGTCGCCGGTGAGGCTGATCCGTTGCAACAGCGAAGCCAGCGGATGCGCGGAGGCCCGGTCGTCGAAGAACGGCAGCGCCGGAACGCCGTAGCCGGTGTCGTCGACGCCGAGATACCACTGCCTTTCCTCGTCGTTGACCAGATCCCAGCAGGATTCGCCGTCGCGCGGGACGAGGGCGTCGAGGTACACGAGGGCGTCGATCCGGCCGGGCATCCGGTCGGCGACGGCGGTGATGACCATGCCGCCGTAGCTGTGCCCGACGAGTACCAATTCGTCGTCGTCGGGGATGGCCGCCACGGCGGCGCACATATCCGCGATGTGAGTGTTGAGGTTGACTCCGGCATGAGCGAGGTGGGCCCGCTCGGCGATGCCGGTGAGCGTGTAAGCCAGCGCGCGGTGTCCGTGCCCGCGCAGCGCGTCGACGAGGTCGTCGAAACACCACGCGCCGTGGCAGGCGCCGGGGACGAGGACGAAGGTGGTCATGGAGTCCACGCTGCGTGAGTGTCTTGCATAAGTCCAATACCGATTCGCGCCGAAAACTATTGTGATTGGTTATGGAATTGCGTCAGCTGGAGTACTTCCTCGCCGTCGCGGAGGAGGCCAATTTCACCCGGGCCGCCGAGCGGGTGCATGTGGCGCAGCCCGCGGTGAGCGCGCAGATCGCCCGGCTGGAGCGCGAACTGGGACAGCCGCTGCTCGACCGTGCGCGGCGTCGAGTGCGCCTCACCGCCGCGGGTGCCGCCCTGTTGCCGCACGCCCGGGCCGCGCTGACCGCCGTCGCCAGTGCGCGCCTCGCGGTCGAGGAGCTCGCCGGGCTGGTCCGCGGGTCGGTGGTGATCGGCACGGTCACCGCGCACAACCTCGACATGCCGGCTCTGCTGGCCGACTTCCACACCGCTCATCCCGGGGTGGAGATCACGTTGAGCACCGCGGAGTCCGATCGGCTGGTCGCGGGTGTGCGATCTGGACACTTCGATCTCGTGATCGCGTCGGTGGGGACCGACGAGGTGCCCGACGGCCTCGCGGTCGACGTCACCACCGACGAGGCGATCTACGCCGCGGTGGGCCGTGACGACCCGTGGCGGGACGTCCCGTCGGTGCCGGTGACGGCGCTCGCGGACCGGTCTCTGATCGCGCTGCCGCAGGGCACCGGCCTGCGCCACCGGCTCGACGAGGCCTTCGCCGCCGCGGGTCTGACAGCGCGGATCGCGTTCGAGGCCAGCACTCCGCAGGAACTGGCCGACCTCGCGGCACACGGGCTCGGCGTCGCGATCGTGCCGCAATCGGTGTCGTGCAACCGGGCCGACCTGCATCCCGTCGCGATCACTCCGGAGCTGCGGGGACGCCTCGTGCTGGCGTGGCGCGCGAGTGGACCGGTCAGTCCCGCGGCGCGGGCGCTCATCGGCATGGCCCGGGAGCGTCTGCGTGTCGGCGGGGTTGCCTAGAGTTGAGGCCGTGAGCCCAGCCAGTACCGCGACCAACAAGACGGCGACCAACAAGACGGCCACCAACAAGAAGACGGCCGCCGCACCCGCGGACGACAAGCCGACACTGATGCTGCTGGACGGCAACTCACTGGCGTACCGCGCCTTCTACGCGCTACCCGCGGAGAACTTCAAGACCCAGGGCGGGCTGACCACCAACGCGGTCTACGGATTCACCGCGATGCTGATCAACCTGCTCCGCGACGAGAAGCCCACCCATGTGGCCGCCGCCTTCGACGTGTCCCGCAAGACGTTCCGCGTCGACAAGTACCCCGAGTACAAAGCCGGCCGGTCCTCGACGCCGGATGAGTTCCGCGGCCAGATCGACATCACCAAAGAGGTGCTCGTCGCGCTGGGCATCGCCGTGCTCGCCGAGCCCGGCTTCGAGGCCGACGACATCATCGCCACGCTCGCCACCCAGGCCGAAACCGAGGGATTCCGGGTGCTCGTCGTCACCGGGGATCGCGACGCACTACAACTCGTCAGCGATGACGTGACGGTGCTCTACCCCCGCAAGGGGGTCAGCGAACTGACCCGGTTCACCCCGGAGGCGGTGGTCGAGAAGTACGGGCTCACTCCGCTGCAGTATCCGGATTTCGCGGCGCTGCGGGGCGATCCGAGCGACAACCTGCCGGGCATCCCAGGTGTGGGGGAGAAGACCGCGACCAAGTGGATCGCCGAATACGGGTCATTGCAGGCCCTCGTGGACAACGTCGATCAGGTCAAGGGCAAGGTCGGTGACGCGCTCCGGGCGAATCTGTCGCATGTCGTGCTCAACCGGGAGCTCACCGACCTCGTCAAGGACGTTCCGCTGCCCCATACGCCCGACACCCTGCGGGTGCAGCCGTGGAACCGCGACCAGATCCACCGCCTGTTCGACGACCTCGAATTCCGGGTCCTGCGGGACCGGCTGTTCGAGACGCTGGTGGCGGTCGAACCCGAGGTGGAACACGGGTTCGACGTGCGTGGCAAGGCACTGGAACGCGGTGAGCTCGCGGCCTGGTTGTCCGAACACAGCCTCGGCAACCGGTTCGGACTAGCGGTCGTCGGTACGCACTTGGCCTACGACGCCGACGCCACCGCGCTGGCCATCGTGGCCGCCGACGGCGACGGCCGCTACATCGACACCACCTCTCTCGACCCGGACGACGAGGCGGCGCTCGCGTCGTGGCTCGCCGACCCGGGGCCGCCCAAGGCGCTGCACGAGGCGAAGCTGGCCATCCACGATCTGGCGGGCCGCGGATGGAAGCTCGCCGGAGTCACCTCCGACACCGCGCTCGCCGCCTACATCGTGCG
Above is a window of Mycolicibacterium baixiangningiae DNA encoding:
- a CDS encoding acyl-CoA dehydrogenase family protein, whose product is MPAVDATVALATRKASATGSYLADEAHAQYTIAKADTAIAASRALMFRRIETLQLAAERHAVVTLQQRAGLRAAMTHAAEVSREALVAMYEVAGSSALYRDNPVERGFRDGMAVLQHTNHSRGFMRAAGRVRLGRDPGVPLF
- a CDS encoding LysR family transcriptional regulator; this translates as MELRQLEYFLAVAEEANFTRAAERVHVAQPAVSAQIARLERELGQPLLDRARRRVRLTAAGAALLPHARAALTAVASARLAVEELAGLVRGSVVIGTVTAHNLDMPALLADFHTAHPGVEITLSTAESDRLVAGVRSGHFDLVIASVGTDEVPDGLAVDVTTDEAIYAAVGRDDPWRDVPSVPVTALADRSLIALPQGTGLRHRLDEAFAAAGLTARIAFEASTPQELADLAAHGLGVAIVPQSVSCNRADLHPVAITPELRGRLVLAWRASGPVSPAARALIGMARERLRVGGVA
- a CDS encoding Zn-ribbon domain-containing OB-fold protein — its product is MSAASTQPAIDGWFATEGSGGARLIGGKCHQCGTYVFPPRANNCPNPGCDGDELAQVPLSRRGKLWSYTENRYAPPPPYPSPDPFAPFAVAAVELAEEGLIVLGKVVEGTLAADLKVGMEMELTTMPLFTDDDGVERIVHAWRIADA
- a CDS encoding sigma-70 family RNA polymerase sigma factor; this translates as MKDLHRSAYSYTRNVADAEDLVQETLLRAFRAFDSLSGEYRLKAWLLSIMRNAWISRYRASMRRPAETLVGDLHDGHVDSKALNSDTHSAEHLVLRDMPDPQLVDALVALPESLRLTVYYVAVVGLSCHEVAAVMSVPKGTVMSRMYRSRLHLRRLLGAYPPLAALEEATTMAPQGQPV
- a CDS encoding lipid-transfer protein, giving the protein MPESSPESLRSCPPEPVYILGAGMHPWGKWGNDFTEYGVVAARAALAEAGMDWRQIQLVAGADTIRNGYPGFVAGATFAQKLGWNGVPVTSSYAACASGSQALQSARAQILAGFCDVALVIGADTTPKGFFAPVGGERRNDPDWQRFHLIGATNPVYFAMLARRRMDLYGATLEDFAAVKVKNARHGLENPNARFRKETSVEDVLASPVVSDPLRLLDICATSDGAAALIVASKSFAEKHLGSVEGVPSVRAVSLQTPQYPQHLPELPDIATDSTAVVPAPDRVFKDQILDAAYAEAGVGPEDLSLAEVYDLSTALELDWYEHLGLCAKGEAEELLRSGATTIGGRIPVNPSGGLACFGEAIPAQAIAQVCELTWQLKGQATGRQVENATVGVTANQGLFGHGSSVIVAR
- a CDS encoding alpha/beta fold hydrolase, yielding MTTFVLVPGACHGAWCFDDLVDALRGHGHRALAYTLTGIAERAHLAHAGVNLNTHIADMCAAVAAIPDDDELVLVGHSYGGMVITAVADRMPGRIDALVYLDALVPRDGESCWDLVNDEERQWYLGVDDTGYGVPALPFFDDRASAHPLASLLQRISLTGDGNGVRRRDYVYALDWPGESPLRQSFERVRDDPAWTVHELDGKHNLMRDNPDDLLRILLDAAAR